One Deltaproteobacteria bacterium DNA segment encodes these proteins:
- a CDS encoding ATP-binding protein: protein MTKRRKSTKGVKGRLRIGDNWNAINIIALSQSNPLKAVAEFVENCIDARAENVTIIRGKERGEHYLRVIDDGRGIPLNGEGVPDFKYVATHICDSIKRQLKKEGATGIQGEFGIGLLSFWTVGEELRMVSSGSDGKTYQMRMAKGDPGYEITQRRVLLPQKGTEMTVAPLLSGVRSMSGEKMQRYLASELRDRIRQSHVNVKILDRVARKEFKVEPRKFEGRLLHRLPAIITAKGEIYTEIYLNESENENGVGLYRLGTRVYESITALDDFNREPWTSGWLEGIMDVPFLHLTPGTRSGIIFDDAYDLFKDAIGPLEEKLLEIINEQKRAEEERASKKILKSVQNALKEAILSLPMEEYDWFDIHREG, encoded by the coding sequence ATGACAAAAAGACGTAAAAGCACAAAGGGTGTAAAAGGAAGACTCCGCATCGGCGACAACTGGAATGCCATCAACATTATTGCCCTGTCCCAGAGTAATCCTTTAAAGGCTGTCGCTGAATTTGTGGAAAACTGCATCGACGCGCGGGCCGAAAACGTTACCATCATACGGGGCAAGGAACGGGGAGAGCACTACCTGCGCGTCATCGATGACGGGCGGGGTATTCCTTTAAACGGCGAAGGCGTTCCCGACTTCAAATATGTAGCTACCCACATTTGCGACTCCATCAAAAGGCAGCTGAAAAAAGAGGGCGCCACCGGCATACAGGGGGAGTTCGGCATAGGTTTGTTAAGTTTCTGGACGGTGGGAGAAGAACTGAGGATGGTTTCTTCCGGCTCGGACGGCAAGACATACCAGATGCGCATGGCCAAGGGGGACCCGGGCTACGAAATTACGCAACGCCGCGTCCTGCTGCCCCAAAAGGGGACGGAGATGACCGTCGCACCTCTGCTTTCCGGCGTAAGGAGCATGAGTGGTGAAAAAATGCAGCGCTATCTTGCTTCAGAACTGCGGGACCGCATCCGCCAGTCCCACGTTAATGTCAAAATCCTCGACAGAGTAGCCAGGAAGGAATTCAAGGTAGAGCCGAGAAAATTCGAGGGCCGCCTCCTGCACAGGCTTCCCGCAATCATTACGGCAAAGGGAGAGATATACACCGAGATCTATCTGAATGAATCTGAGAACGAAAATGGCGTCGGTCTTTACAGGCTCGGCACGAGAGTTTACGAATCAATCACTGCCCTCGATGACTTTAACAGGGAGCCCTGGACCTCGGGCTGGCTCGAGGGGATTATGGATGTGCCCTTTCTCCATCTCACACCGGGAACGAGAAGCGGCATTATCTTCGATGACGCTTATGATCTTTTTAAGGACGCCATTGGCCCACTTGAAGAAAAGCTGCTGGAAATTATCAACGAGCAGAAACGGGCCGAAGAGGAAAGGGCCAGTAAAAAAATACTCAAGTCCGTCCAGAATGCCCTGAAGGAGGCCATTCTTTCCCTCCCCATGGAGGAATATGACTGGTTCGATATTCACAGGGAAGG
- a CDS encoding M28 family peptidase: MKNTLSILLILTLSFSCSTITPRYVLNSQLEPEKARELMKGIVSVNPPRNYKNIGSLNKTAQYITAKLRGLGYEALEQKYSAEGYEFKNIHAFYNDPNLPRLVIGAHYDVYGESEGADDNASGVVGLLMLAELFMKYKPNLAYSIEFVFYTLEEPPFFRSDLMGSYIHARSLKAGSADVIGMVSVEMIGFFTDKEDSQNYPLALMKLFYPDKGDFIAVVSNLGSGKLKRHFKRSFENQHIKVESLSAPSFLVGIDFSDHLNYWKFDYPAIMVTDTSFYRNKNYHTGGDTMDTVNFEKLVEVVKGLYVAAANMELK, translated from the coding sequence ATGAAAAATACACTATCAATTTTACTTATCCTCACACTCAGTTTCTCCTGTAGCACCATCACTCCAAGGTATGTCCTAAACAGTCAGCTTGAGCCTGAAAAAGCCAGGGAGCTTATGAAGGGGATTGTGTCCGTCAATCCGCCGAGAAATTATAAAAACATTGGCTCATTGAATAAAACCGCCCAATATATTACCGCTAAATTGCGTGGCCTGGGATATGAAGCGCTGGAGCAAAAGTATTCTGCCGAGGGATATGAGTTTAAAAATATCCATGCCTTTTATAATGATCCCAATCTTCCCCGACTGGTCATAGGCGCTCATTATGACGTCTATGGTGAAAGTGAGGGGGCAGATGATAACGCTTCAGGTGTGGTGGGCTTACTCATGCTTGCTGAATTATTCATGAAATATAAACCGAACTTGGCATACAGTATTGAATTCGTCTTTTATACTCTCGAAGAACCGCCATTTTTCAGAAGTGATCTCATGGGAAGTTATATTCATGCCCGTTCCTTAAAGGCCGGTTCAGCAGATGTGATCGGCATGGTGAGCGTTGAAATGATCGGGTTTTTTACTGATAAAGAGGATAGCCAGAATTATCCCCTCGCTTTGATGAAGCTTTTTTATCCAGACAAGGGAGATTTCATCGCCGTCGTGAGTAATTTGGGTAGCGGCAAGCTGAAAAGACATTTTAAGAGAAGCTTTGAAAACCAGCATATTAAAGTTGAGAGTTTAAGTGCTCCCTCTTTTCTTGTGGGCATCGATTTTTCCGATCATCTCAATTACTGGAAGTTTGATTACCCGGCAATTATGGTTACGGACACGTCGTTTTACAGGAATAAAAACTACCATACCGGTGGTGATACGATGGATACGGTTAACTTTGAGAAGCTTGTCGAAGTGGTAAAGGGGCTTTATGTGGCGGCGGCTAATATGGAGCTTAAGTGA
- a CDS encoding ATP-binding protein produces MDKRILSQIIMDQKEVPWPDVLVPRSKSALIRAQMNSKDAVIITGIRRCGKSTLLQQTRREYEKADYYLNFDDERLFNFTVSDFQVLYELFIELFGHQKTFFFDEIQNIEGWERFVRRLHDGGNKIYITGSNASMLSRELGTHLTGRHIQIELFPFSFSEFLDSEKVKFDIGRLSTEKKSEIKRCFNRYFEVGGFPDYVATENKAYLKSLYESIIYRDIIVRYKLANETALKELVLFSASNVGKEISFNSLKQMTGLKSASSIKEYFAYLENSYLLFLLPKFDYSLKKQIYTAKKVYMIDPGFAGTVAFRTSEDRGRLLENVVYLELKRRGLQIYYHKIKKECDFVIKEGVKIVEAIQVTQSLGNEKTRKRELNGLPEAMITYDLSEGLILTEDEEEELQMESRKISVLPVWKWLLMKKKGNR; encoded by the coding sequence GTGGACAAGCGGATTCTATCACAAATTATAATGGACCAGAAAGAGGTTCCCTGGCCGGACGTTCTTGTTCCCCGAAGTAAATCGGCCTTAATCCGGGCTCAGATGAATTCAAAGGATGCCGTTATTATTACCGGTATTCGTCGCTGCGGGAAATCTACCCTTCTTCAACAGACAAGAAGGGAATATGAAAAGGCGGATTACTACCTGAATTTTGATGATGAGCGCCTCTTTAATTTTACCGTTAGCGATTTTCAAGTGCTTTATGAGCTGTTTATTGAGCTTTTTGGTCATCAGAAGACCTTCTTTTTTGATGAAATCCAAAATATCGAAGGATGGGAAAGGTTTGTCAGAAGGCTGCATGACGGAGGCAATAAAATCTACATTACCGGTTCCAATGCCTCTATGTTAAGCAGGGAGCTTGGAACCCATCTGACGGGCAGGCATATCCAGATCGAGCTTTTCCCTTTTTCTTTTTCTGAATTTCTTGACTCTGAGAAAGTGAAATTTGACATAGGGCGTTTGTCGACGGAGAAAAAAAGTGAAATCAAAAGATGTTTTAACCGCTATTTTGAAGTAGGTGGTTTTCCTGACTATGTTGCCACAGAAAATAAGGCCTACCTTAAATCTCTTTATGAAAGCATCATCTACAGGGATATCATCGTTCGCTACAAGCTTGCAAATGAAACGGCATTGAAGGAACTTGTCTTGTTTTCGGCGAGTAACGTCGGTAAGGAGATTAGTTTTAATTCACTGAAGCAAATGACAGGATTGAAAAGTGCTTCTTCAATTAAAGAATATTTCGCTTACCTGGAAAATAGCTATCTTCTTTTCCTTCTGCCTAAATTCGATTATTCTCTCAAAAAACAGATTTATACGGCAAAAAAGGTTTATATGATCGATCCCGGTTTCGCGGGGACCGTTGCATTTAGAACGAGTGAGGACAGAGGGAGACTGCTGGAAAATGTTGTTTATCTGGAGTTGAAAAGAAGAGGCCTCCAAATCTACTATCATAAAATCAAAAAAGAATGCGACTTTGTCATTAAAGAGGGGGTAAAGATTGTCGAGGCCATCCAGGTTACCCAAAGCCTGGGCAATGAGAAAACGAGAAAAAGAGAGTTAAATGGCCTCCCGGAGGCAATGATTACTTACGACCTCTCTGAGGGTTTAATTCTTACGGAAGATGAAGAAGAAGAGTTGCAGATGGAAAGCCGAAAAATTTCTGTTCTGCCTGTATGGAAGTGGCTGCTTATGAAAAAAAAAGGGAATAGATAG
- the hrpB gene encoding ATP-dependent helicase HrpB: MIALTDLPIKSVIPEVLQTLRKGGNAILSASPGAGKTTCVPLALLHEQWLNKQRIIMLEPRRLAARAAAMRMAELLGEKVGETVGYRTRMDSQVSNKTRIEVLTEGILTRILQNDPSLEGVGLLIFDEFHERSLHADLGLALSLESQELLREDLRILVMSATLEEEPLSRLLGSAPVIYCKGKSYPVETHYLPRTRRGEAQHHYKLIPQAKSVILRSLREEKGDMLVFLPGTGEIRRLEKTLKEGGLDNHIHIMPLYGDLSREEQNRAILPSPSGQRKIVLATSIAETSLTIEGVRVIVDCGLMRVSRFSPDSGMSRLETIALTKASARQRRGRAGRLEGGVCYRLWTEEEDRLLKAHGRPEILETDLGSLALELALWGIKEPQVLRWLDNPPNAAFAHARELLILLEAIDEAGIITPLGKEMTKLPLHPRLAHMVLKARPLGLGSLACSLAALLTERDIIRVEQGTSHTDLRLRIDALQGGKDVLLPDMNLDSGACRRVRSLAGQLRKKLAIAAKKDDSGKTGLLLAFAYPDRIAGKRQGSEGRYLMSNGKGAAFLHYDMLSKRDYLVAASLDGNAREARIFLAAPIEVNEIERNLAPLIKEKEVIVWDKTKKTVSAGKEYRLARLLLREEALVQIDSEKVTKVFIEGIKASGIHALPWSKASKNIQKRLIFMHHLDAGFPDFSDAALAKGLESLLAPWIGGMTRLEQLKQLDLKVIFLSLLSREQQQALEKLAPTHWTVPSGSRIPIDYGDPAKPVLSVRLQELFGLDKTPAIAGGKKSLTLHLLSPAHRPIQVTKDLAGFWANTYFDVKKELKGRYPKHEWPDNPLQATPTKRAKRKVVKK, from the coding sequence ATGATTGCCCTCACCGATCTCCCTATAAAGTCCGTTATTCCCGAAGTATTGCAAACCCTGCGCAAAGGCGGTAATGCCATTTTGTCGGCATCCCCCGGAGCAGGTAAAACAACCTGTGTCCCTCTTGCACTGCTCCATGAACAATGGTTGAATAAGCAGCGGATTATTATGCTTGAACCAAGGCGGCTGGCAGCCCGCGCAGCAGCCATGCGAATGGCTGAGCTGCTCGGTGAAAAGGTGGGAGAGACTGTTGGCTACAGGACACGAATGGATAGTCAAGTCAGCAACAAAACACGAATCGAAGTTTTAACGGAGGGGATTCTTACTCGCATCCTGCAAAACGATCCCTCTCTTGAGGGGGTGGGACTTCTCATCTTTGACGAATTCCACGAGCGGAGCCTTCATGCCGATCTGGGACTTGCCCTTTCACTGGAAAGCCAGGAACTATTGCGTGAAGACCTGCGCATTCTTGTCATGTCGGCCACTCTTGAAGAAGAACCACTTTCCCGATTACTGGGCAGTGCTCCCGTCATTTACTGCAAAGGGAAAAGCTACCCTGTGGAAACACATTACCTCCCCCGGACTCGAAGGGGAGAAGCTCAGCACCATTACAAGCTGATCCCGCAGGCCAAATCTGTTATTTTAAGGTCCCTTCGTGAGGAGAAGGGCGACATGCTGGTTTTCCTCCCCGGTACTGGTGAAATAAGGCGACTTGAAAAAACCTTAAAAGAAGGAGGGCTTGATAACCATATCCACATCATGCCTCTTTATGGGGATCTCTCCAGGGAAGAGCAGAACAGGGCAATACTCCCCTCCCCTTCGGGACAGAGAAAAATCGTCCTCGCTACCTCCATTGCAGAGACAAGCTTAACCATCGAAGGGGTTCGTGTCATTGTCGACTGCGGCCTCATGCGGGTATCCCGCTTCTCACCGGACAGCGGCATGTCGCGTCTTGAAACGATAGCCCTTACCAAAGCCTCGGCCCGTCAGAGAAGAGGCCGGGCAGGCCGCCTCGAAGGGGGTGTCTGTTACCGGCTCTGGACGGAAGAGGAAGACAGACTGCTCAAAGCTCATGGAAGGCCGGAAATCCTGGAGACCGACCTTGGTTCCCTCGCTCTTGAGTTGGCCCTCTGGGGAATAAAAGAACCGCAAGTGTTGAGGTGGCTCGACAATCCTCCAAATGCCGCCTTTGCCCATGCAAGAGAGCTGCTTATCCTTCTTGAGGCAATCGACGAAGCAGGTATAATTACTCCCCTTGGTAAGGAAATGACAAAACTGCCGCTTCATCCCAGGCTGGCTCATATGGTTTTGAAGGCCAGGCCCCTTGGCCTTGGTTCTCTGGCCTGCAGCCTGGCAGCACTGCTCACGGAAAGGGATATTATCCGTGTTGAACAGGGCACTTCCCACACCGATCTCAGATTGCGCATCGATGCCTTGCAAGGGGGAAAAGATGTGCTCCTGCCGGATATGAACCTCGACAGCGGAGCTTGCCGACGGGTACGCAGTCTGGCCGGTCAACTCAGGAAAAAGCTGGCCATTGCCGCCAAAAAAGATGATTCCGGTAAAACGGGATTGCTTCTCGCCTTTGCCTATCCTGACAGGATTGCCGGAAAAAGGCAGGGAAGTGAAGGACGCTATCTCATGAGTAACGGCAAGGGCGCCGCTTTCTTGCATTATGACATGCTTTCAAAGAGAGACTATCTTGTTGCCGCCTCTCTCGACGGAAATGCCAGGGAGGCCCGCATTTTTCTGGCAGCCCCCATTGAAGTCAATGAAATAGAAAGAAATCTCGCCCCCCTCATTAAAGAGAAGGAAGTCATTGTCTGGGACAAAACAAAAAAAACGGTAAGTGCCGGGAAAGAGTACCGCCTGGCAAGACTCCTGTTGCGGGAGGAAGCCCTTGTCCAAATTGATAGTGAAAAAGTTACGAAAGTCTTCATAGAAGGAATCAAAGCATCAGGCATTCATGCTTTGCCATGGAGCAAGGCAAGCAAAAACATTCAGAAGCGCCTTATTTTTATGCATCACCTTGACGCCGGCTTTCCTGATTTTTCCGATGCTGCCTTAGCGAAGGGTCTGGAGAGCCTCCTTGCCCCCTGGATTGGCGGGATGACGCGGCTGGAGCAATTGAAGCAACTGGATCTTAAAGTGATCTTCCTCTCCCTCCTTTCACGGGAGCAGCAACAGGCCTTAGAAAAGCTGGCCCCCACCCACTGGACAGTCCCCAGCGGTTCCCGCATCCCCATTGACTACGGCGATCCGGCAAAACCCGTTCTGTCTGTGCGCTTACAAGAGCTCTTCGGCCTCGACAAAACACCTGCCATCGCAGGCGGGAAAAAATCCCTTACCCTCCATCTCCTCTCCCCCGCCCATCGTCCCATCCAAGTCACGAAAGATCTGGCCGGCTTCTGGGCAAATACTTATTTTGATGTAAAAAAGGAACTCAAAGGACGCTATCCCAAGCATGAGTGGCCCGATAATCCTTTGCAGGCAACGCCGACAAAGCGGGCAAAGAGGAAAGTGGTGAAGAAGTGA
- a CDS encoding YbhB/YbcL family Raf kinase inhibitor-like protein, which yields MGFLLKSTAFTEGGKIPSKYTCQGEDISPPLEWDGVPEGTRSLALIVDDPDAPDPEAPQMTWVHWVVYNIPPHVKNLPAGTTGASLPAGILEGVNDWKKKGYGGPCPPIGRHRYFHKLYALDAEIKEMVKPGKADVEAAMKGHIIAKAILMGTYEK from the coding sequence ATGGGATTTTTACTTAAATCGACTGCTTTTACTGAAGGTGGTAAAATTCCGTCAAAATATACCTGCCAGGGAGAGGATATTTCACCGCCCCTTGAATGGGATGGGGTGCCCGAAGGGACGCGCAGCCTGGCCCTTATCGTTGATGACCCTGATGCACCTGATCCTGAAGCGCCGCAAATGACATGGGTTCACTGGGTGGTTTATAATATCCCTCCTCATGTAAAAAACCTTCCTGCCGGTACGACAGGGGCAAGTTTGCCGGCCGGTATTTTGGAAGGCGTTAATGACTGGAAGAAGAAAGGCTACGGCGGCCCCTGCCCTCCTATAGGCCGTCACCGTTATTTCCACAAACTCTACGCCCTTGATGCAGAGATTAAGGAAATGGTCAAACCAGGCAAGGCAGACGTGGAAGCAGCCATGAAGGGGCATATTATTGCCAAGGCGATACTTATGGGTACTTATGAGAAGTGA
- a CDS encoding SGNH/GDSL hydrolase family protein has protein sequence MKKLKEISLNLILLLVSVAFFLLIAEFATRYFWNAGYRHSYDWRDRTEGYSFEKGRDVYRILSVGDSVTYGQGVSREETFSKLIEEQLNKSLQGRNNKKNRKYEVVNIGWPGLNTADEYKKFISVGVNYKPDLIIWNYYLNDLGKPSSFKLNYLKHPTYIRRPLNRPGWPWKLPIPVSVDKYLTLNSDLYLFLLTKYDQILSNYGIRKHTDHNARLLEQYSRKGDDWLYMKRVLERVLMICNVNETNIAFVIIPYFHEMENYKLDGIHTQLTETAVSIGYHYTLDLLPFFKDKKNEQLIVSRIDTHPNGIAHKIMADNIVKFLKENNLVEN, from the coding sequence ATGAAGAAACTGAAAGAAATCTCCCTGAATTTGATCTTATTGCTTGTTTCAGTAGCATTTTTTTTGTTAATTGCAGAATTTGCAACGAGGTATTTTTGGAATGCGGGCTATCGACATAGTTATGACTGGCGAGATAGAACAGAAGGATACTCCTTTGAAAAAGGCAGAGACGTATACAGGATACTTTCTGTCGGTGATTCTGTCACATATGGGCAGGGTGTTAGTCGTGAAGAAACATTTTCTAAACTGATAGAAGAACAATTAAATAAGTCACTGCAAGGCAGGAATAATAAAAAAAATAGAAAATATGAAGTAGTTAACATAGGGTGGCCGGGGCTTAATACCGCTGATGAGTATAAGAAATTTATATCAGTTGGCGTTAACTATAAGCCGGATTTGATAATCTGGAACTATTATTTGAATGATCTGGGTAAGCCAAGTTCTTTTAAACTTAATTACCTAAAACACCCTACCTATATCAGGAGACCTCTTAATCGTCCAGGTTGGCCGTGGAAACTTCCCATACCTGTATCTGTTGACAAATATCTGACCTTGAATTCTGACTTGTACCTCTTTTTGCTTACTAAATATGATCAAATACTGAGTAACTATGGTATTAGAAAGCATACGGATCATAATGCCAGACTTCTTGAACAATATAGCAGAAAAGGTGACGATTGGTTGTATATGAAGAGAGTACTTGAAAGAGTGCTTATGATATGCAATGTAAATGAAACGAATATTGCCTTCGTTATCATTCCCTATTTTCATGAAATGGAAAATTATAAATTAGATGGGATACATACACAGCTTACTGAAACTGCTGTGTCGATTGGGTATCATTATACTCTGGACCTTCTGCCTTTTTTTAAAGATAAAAAAAATGAACAGTTGATTGTCAGCAGGATTGATACTCATCCAAATGGGATAGCACATAAAATTATGGCTGACAATATTGTAAAGTTTCTTAAGGAAAATAATCTGGTTGAAAACTGA
- a CDS encoding sulfurtransferase TusA family protein, whose translation MEPFYNIPKEVIDDIQLYKIEVERFNRGETTAAKLRPYRVARGIYAQRGQERFMTRIKVPGGNLTPEQMIRVADLSEKYGNGIPHVTTRQDIQLHYVKLDDTVKAMQELTEVGLTTRGGGGNTVRNVTACYDSGVCEKEVFNVAPFAPAMTEFFLTHPKGYNLPRKFKIAFSGCSDDCSFSTINDVGFIAKTKEIDGVEQRGFRVYAAGGMGAKSRVAEMLEDFVPVHEAVYVAEAIMLIFDEHGNRKNKHKARLRYVMEKIGREEFLKLYREKMDFVKSEGEKRIDVRTPIYPNQNLGDDEKALPTVDDADFNTWMETNVSAQKHDGFYYAKLRLPLGDIKAEALRMLAETVKKYGEGCVCATHDQNMMVRWLKGCDLYSFYQDLVKIGIAKSGVGGPSDITACPGASTCNLGICLSRNMTTALSKELESNGLPITTMEDVKIKVSGCQNSCGQHPIGPIGLQGGAKRGDGRMAPHYNILLGGRVEEGHTALGRELGYVPAKKIPEVISRFLKEFADSREEGEDYYAYLERKGYERMGELIKEYPLPSYEKDPDAYKDWGADEEFSLAGLGEGECGAGVLDMIEADIDDGRRHIYKAENDLAQGKLDDASETLFKALGLTAKSLLVTKGIEPIDDYISVTEFEKNFIGKGLLDKRFSGLVKRWAKYLSGLLTAEGLKDEIYFMEDLSKNVADLYAGMDANMKFKGEKEKEVKTVPAAEEKKEEEPAKGETDVSMDLRGVKCPINYVKAKIRLEMMSVGQTLQILLDDGEPIRNVPNSLKNDGQEIVKMEQVGEYFDLVVKKAA comes from the coding sequence TTGGAACCTTTTTACAACATTCCCAAAGAAGTTATTGATGATATTCAACTTTACAAGATTGAAGTTGAACGTTTCAATAGAGGTGAAACAACGGCTGCAAAGCTAAGACCATACAGGGTAGCACGAGGTATTTATGCCCAGCGCGGACAGGAGAGATTCATGACAAGGATTAAAGTTCCCGGAGGGAATCTCACACCGGAACAGATGATCAGAGTTGCCGACCTTTCGGAGAAATATGGAAACGGCATCCCCCATGTAACGACAAGACAAGACATTCAGCTTCACTACGTCAAACTTGACGACACCGTCAAAGCCATGCAGGAACTAACGGAAGTAGGGCTTACCACCAGAGGCGGCGGAGGCAATACGGTAAGAAACGTGACTGCCTGTTATGATTCGGGCGTTTGCGAAAAGGAAGTATTTAATGTAGCGCCCTTTGCTCCGGCAATGACGGAGTTTTTCCTGACCCATCCAAAAGGTTACAACTTGCCCAGGAAATTCAAGATCGCTTTCTCCGGCTGTTCCGATGACTGTTCTTTTTCCACCATTAATGACGTAGGCTTCATTGCCAAGACAAAAGAGATTGATGGTGTAGAGCAGAGAGGTTTCAGGGTCTATGCAGCAGGCGGCATGGGAGCGAAGTCAAGAGTGGCTGAAATGCTTGAAGATTTTGTACCTGTCCATGAGGCCGTTTATGTGGCTGAAGCGATTATGCTTATCTTTGACGAGCACGGCAACAGGAAGAACAAGCACAAAGCAAGACTTCGTTATGTTATGGAAAAGATAGGGAGAGAAGAATTCTTAAAACTCTATCGGGAAAAAATGGATTTTGTTAAGTCTGAAGGTGAAAAGCGCATTGATGTAAGGACGCCCATCTATCCTAATCAGAATCTTGGTGATGACGAGAAGGCGCTTCCTACTGTAGACGACGCTGATTTTAATACCTGGATGGAGACCAACGTTTCCGCCCAGAAGCATGACGGATTCTACTATGCGAAGCTGAGACTTCCCCTTGGCGATATTAAGGCCGAAGCGCTTCGTATGCTCGCTGAAACGGTAAAAAAATATGGCGAAGGCTGTGTATGCGCCACACATGATCAGAACATGATGGTAAGGTGGCTTAAAGGGTGTGATCTCTACTCCTTTTACCAGGACCTTGTAAAAATCGGCATTGCAAAATCAGGCGTAGGCGGTCCCTCCGACATTACAGCATGCCCCGGAGCATCAACGTGCAACCTTGGTATATGCCTTTCAAGAAATATGACTACGGCGCTCAGCAAAGAGCTGGAATCTAACGGACTTCCTATCACTACCATGGAAGACGTTAAAATCAAGGTAAGCGGCTGCCAAAATTCATGCGGTCAGCACCCCATCGGCCCCATTGGCCTCCAGGGTGGAGCCAAGCGTGGCGACGGCAGGATGGCGCCTCATTACAACATCCTTCTCGGTGGAAGAGTTGAAGAAGGTCATACAGCGCTGGGAAGAGAACTGGGTTATGTTCCTGCAAAGAAAATACCTGAAGTGATCAGCCGTTTTCTAAAAGAATTCGCTGACAGCCGTGAGGAAGGGGAAGATTATTACGCCTATCTCGAGAGAAAAGGTTATGAACGAATGGGAGAGTTGATTAAGGAATATCCTCTCCCCTCTTACGAAAAAGACCCCGATGCCTATAAGGATTGGGGCGCCGATGAAGAGTTCTCCCTGGCCGGTCTTGGCGAAGGTGAATGCGGCGCAGGTGTGCTCGATATGATTGAGGCCGATATCGACGACGGCAGACGTCACATTTACAAGGCGGAAAATGATCTGGCCCAAGGAAAGCTGGACGACGCTTCGGAAACGCTTTTTAAGGCCCTTGGGCTTACTGCAAAATCACTTCTTGTTACAAAAGGGATCGAACCGATTGATGATTATATCTCTGTTACAGAGTTTGAAAAGAACTTCATCGGCAAGGGGCTGCTGGACAAGCGTTTTTCAGGCCTTGTCAAAAGATGGGCAAAGTATCTCTCCGGCCTTTTAACGGCTGAAGGCCTTAAAGATGAGATCTACTTCATGGAAGATCTTTCAAAGAACGTGGCTGATCTCTATGCCGGAATGGATGCAAACATGAAATTCAAGGGTGAAAAAGAAAAAGAGGTCAAGACAGTTCCTGCGGCAGAGGAGAAAAAAGAAGAAGAACCTGCCAAAGGCGAAACCGATGTCTCAATGGACCTTAGAGGTGTTAAATGCCCCATTAATTATGTAAAGGCCAAAATAAGGCTCGAAATGATGTCGGTAGGTCAAACATTGCAGATACTGCTCGATGACGGTGAACCCATAAGAAACGTTCCCAACTCGCTTAAAAATGACGGACAGGAAATCGTTAAAATGGAGCAGGTGGGAGAATATTTTGACCTGGTTGTAAAAAAAGCGGCATAA